Genomic DNA from Methanosarcina sp. MTP4:
GGCCGATCTTGATCTCGATTGCCGCTCCCCTTTCAAGGTAGTCCACGTTCACGCCGAAACGGCCTGAAGCGACCTGGACGATCATGTTGCCCTGGTAGGGGTAAAGTTCCCTGTGCAGTCCGCCTTCTCCGGTTCCCATGAAGGTCCCGGTTTCCTTTGCGGCTTTTGCCATACTGAGGTGGGCGTTTAAGCTGATTGCCCCATAGCTCATGTGCCCGATCATGATGGGTGTTTCAAGCTTCAGGTTGGGGGCAAGCTTTGTTGCAAGTTCTACGTCCCCTGCTTCGGTCTTCTTGAATTCGAGCTTTGATGGCTTTTTCCCTATGTAGGTCCGAAGTTCCATCGGCTCTCTCAGGGGGTCAATGCTCGGGTTTGTTACCTGGCAGGCGTCAAGCAGGAGGCGGTCGAAGATGCTTGGGAGGTTGCTTGCGTTTCCCATCCCTGCGAGGATGATCTTTCCGCTCCTGGCCTGTTTGATGATATCTTCCCTGGCTTCCCGGGTCCAGAGGGGGTGGCTGCGGTAGTCCACGGGGTTTTCGGTAAGCGAAATCGCGTCCCTGGGGCACATAGATACACAGCGGAGACAGCCGGTACATTTCCTGGACTGGATCAGGATTTTGTCTCCTTCTCTCCTGAAAGTGCCGTAGGAACAGTTTTCAATGCAGCGCCCGCAGTCCATGCATTGTTCCCGGTCAATGGTGACCTTGTATTTCGGGGGTATGCTTCCGAGGCTCATGCGTTAAACCTCCCTATGATGGGCTCTCCTGCCCGCGGGGTGCGGATGTTCTTAACTTCGGGGTCCAGGACCCTGATTGCGGATTCTTCACTGGATATGTAGAGCTTGTCCCCGTTTTCTCCTACCACAAGGGGACGGAGTTTGATCCTGTCAGTGAAGCCCACAATCCCTTCGTTCGATGCGACTACAATCGCAAAGGGGCCGTTCATGAGGGCAGAGCCGTAGGTCAGGCGGATTGCCCGGTGCAGTTCTTCTTCGGCAGGGGGCATGCGGTCTATTTCGTCCCAGAATGGAGGGGCAAGGGCTTTAACCACCGTTTTCGTTGGAAGCTCATGCTGCCTTCCGAGGAGGTCAAAAAGGTAGGCTACCACTTCGGTGTCCGTTAGCAGGGTGCACTTGTACCCGTAGCCTTCCACGTAGCGTTGGTTTGTCCCGTAAGAGGTAATTTCCCCATTGTGTACAACGGACCAGTCAAGCAGGTTGAAGGGGTGAGCGCCTCCCCACCAGCCCGGGGAGTTCGTGGGGTAACGGTTGTGGGCAAGCCAGATGTAGCCCTCGTAGTCCTCGATCCTGTAGAAGTCCGCCACCTCTTCCGGCCAGCCGGAAGCCTTGAAGACTCCCATGTTCTTACCTGAGGAAAAGACCAGGGCTCCGTCGATAGAAGCGTTCACTTCCATTACGATGTGCTTGATGATGTCCTTCTCGGAACCTACCTTTCCTCCGATCATGTCGTCAAAGGGCTTGAAGAAGTATCTCCAGGGTGTGTGGACTCTCTTCAGTCCCGGTTGTTCTACGGTGGGGATTTCTTCCTGGTGGACAACAGTGCCCCAGCGGTGGAGGATTTCATCAACCTTTGTTTTTGGTTCTACCATGTTGTCAAAAAAAACATGAAGCGCGTAACAGTCTGCATAATCCGGGTAAATCCCGTATGCGACATAGCCTGCCCCGTCTCCACTGCCTCTTTCATTCATGAGACTCAGGGCGGCTTTTATTTTCGACCCGTCCATTGGGGACTTTGTCTTGTCTATGAAGCCTATTATTCCACACATTTCGATCACTCTAGAAATGAACGTAATGTTTTTTGTTAACAAATCTCTGATAATCCGGATCTTTTCTTAAATCCGGATATTCTTGATAATCCGGAAATTTTTAGTAGTCCGAATATTCTTGATTATCTGGATCTTTTCTTAAATCCGATATTCTTGATCATCCGGACATTTTTGGTAGTCCGGATATTTTTGAGAATCCGATGTTCCGTTGTTAAAAATTTCTTCAAAAAATTATCAGTGAAGAATACGGATTCCAGTGGGGTTTATGCTTGCGATTTTTGAAGATAACAAGTCGCATAAATTGGACTAATTATAATTATTTTAATAATGTGTATAATTTTCGACATTCCCTCTCATGTTCCTGTTTTTTCCTTGTCAGGTGTTGAGAAGGCCGCCGCTATGGGAAGTAAGTAATTTAGTACCTATTTGACAATATATATATGTTTCTTTTTTCCTGACCAGTGTTTCCTTTGAAGCAGCTTGGAAAATACTTTTTTTTCCTTGAAATGGGATACTTTTCTTCTCTGTATTATCCCTCTTGAAATGGTTTTTCTCTCCGGTGGCAGTGATCAGGATCTCGGAATCTTTGATTTGGTCCCTGATATTGTTATTTGCTTTGCTTATCCGCACCGTGGAAATTCCGGACAGCCCGGATAACAGTTGATATCTCCTGAAAAAGGGAAGTTGAAAAGGGAAGTTGTTTCCTCTGGCGGTAAAAAAGTGGGGAAAATTACGGGTTCCTGGCGGCAGTCCATGCCGTGAAATCCCATGCTGGCTTCTGTCCGCGAAATGAACTCCTTAAAAGGAATACTTTCTCATTTTAACCTAATAAATGAGTTAAAATGTGTACTTAATGGTGTACTTTTTCCGTTTTAAGTGAGGGCACATTTCCCAGGTAACTATACATGCCTTCCGGGGTCTCCGGCAGGAACATTTTCCCCCTGAGTTTTTCCGGCAGGCACGCATAATGTTTCCGGGAGGATGTCTGATGCTTTATCGTATTTTCAGTGCTTTTCTATAATACCTATGTTAAACGCTCAGAGCATCGACAGATATTTATCGAGTTCCCAGGAGTGAACAACAGCTTTGTATTCGTCCCACTCGGCGGTCTTTGAGCAGAGGTAGTTTTCGAAGACATGTTTCCCGAGAGCTTTCTTTACGAATTTGCTCTGCTTCATCTCGTCGACTGCTTCCTTAAGGTTTCCGGGCAGGGATGCGATACCTTTTTCTTCACGCTCTTTTTCTGTCAGGTTGAAGATGTTGACGTTGGTCGCTTCTCCAGGCTCGATCTTGTTCTTGATCCCTTCGATTCCGGCTTTCAGCATGAGGGCAAAGGCCAGGTAGGGGTTGCATGCCGGGTCCGGGCACCTGAGTTCCACCCTTGTACCGTTGCCGCGGGTGGCTGGAATTCTGATCAGGGAACTCCTGTTGCTGGCGGACCAGGTCACGTAAATAGGAGCTTCATACCCCGGGACGAGTCTTTTGTAGGAGTTTACCACAGGGTTTGTTACGGCTGCAAATTCCCTTATATGCTTCATCAGCCCGCCGATGTAGTATCTTGCCTCGTCAGAAAGCTGGTCCGGAGTATCAGGGTCATAGAAGGCGTTTTTGCCGTCTTTGAAGAGTGACTGGTTGGTGTGCATACCCGAGCCGTTTTCGCCGAACAGGGGCTTTGGCATGAAGGTTGCATAGTAACCTTTGTGGTATGCGATGGACTTAACCACGTATTTGAAAGTGACCACATTGTCCGCCGTTGTCAGCACGTCCCCGAACCTGAAGTCTATTTCGTGCTGGGATGGGGCTACTTCGTGGTGGGAGGCCTCGATATGGAAGCCCATGTGCTCCAGGGCATAGTCAATGTCTCTCCTGACATCCTGGGCCCTGTCCAGGGGTGCGAAGTCAAAGTACCCGCCCTGGTCGGTAAGTTCGGTTGTGGGGTTTCCGTTTTCGTCCAGTTTGAAGAGGAAAAATTCGAGTTCCGGGCCAACGTTCATGGAGTAGCCCATTTTTTCGGCTTCTGCAATTGCGCTCTTCAGGACATATCTCGGGTCTCCCTCGAAGGGTTTCCCGTTAGGGAGGTAAACATCTCCGAGAATCCTGGCAACAGCCCCTGTTGAGGGTCTCCAGGGGAGAAGCCTGAATGTTGAAGGGTCAAGTACGAGCTTCATGTCTGATTCTTCGATTCGGGTGAATCCTTCAATGGAAGATCCGTCAAACATGACTCCGTTTTCAAAGGCCTCTTCGAGCTGTTCAACGGGAATTGCCCAGCTTTTGATAATCCCGAGTGTATCGGTAAACTGGGTCCTGATAAATTTTACATCACGCTCGACTACAGCCTGAAGTACATCTTCTTTAGTCTTAGGTATGTTGTTTGTTTGCACCATCTTGACGTCATCCTCACTAGGCATTAGGTAATCACTTACCTACCTCATAATATTTATAATTTTCTATTATTTTGGGGTTAAAACTTGGAAGGACGTTTTTTGAAAACTGGCTTTTTCCAGAAAATCGGGCTAAGAGATCCGCTAACATGTCCAGTTGACATCTCCTACTAACAGTTTCAGCTAACATATCCTATTGCACGAAGAAGCTCAACAGTTTCAGCTGACATATCCCATTAACAGGTCCCGCTAACAGATCTCATTCCCCTCGGTATAGATATTTATCATTTCACGTATATAATTCCTGAGTACCTTATAATCTCCAGAGGCCGGAACTTCCGGGATCTGGATGTCACGTGGTGGGGAGTATGCTTCAAGAAATAAACAAATTCAGACTCATTGTTTCGGTACTGATCTGTCAGTTTGCAGGGATAATTGGTTCGGTTTTTACGGTAACTTCCATTGAAAGCTGGTATGCTGCCATTGAAAAGCCTGCTTTCAATCCTCCGTCCTGGGTTTTTTCCCCTGTATGGATTATCCTGTATACCCTTATGGGGATTTCTCTTTACCTGATCTGGGAAGAAGGTCTGGAACGAAAAGAAGTAAAAGTGGGG
This window encodes:
- a CDS encoding glutamine amidotransferase family protein gives rise to the protein MCGIIGFIDKTKSPMDGSKIKAALSLMNERGSGDGAGYVAYGIYPDYADCYALHVFFDNMVEPKTKVDEILHRWGTVVHQEEIPTVEQPGLKRVHTPWRYFFKPFDDMIGGKVGSEKDIIKHIVMEVNASIDGALVFSSGKNMGVFKASGWPEEVADFYRIEDYEGYIWLAHNRYPTNSPGWWGGAHPFNLLDWSVVHNGEITSYGTNQRYVEGYGYKCTLLTDTEVVAYLFDLLGRQHELPTKTVVKALAPPFWDEIDRMPPAEEELHRAIRLTYGSALMNGPFAIVVASNEGIVGFTDRIKLRPLVVGENGDKLYISSEESAIRVLDPEVKNIRTPRAGEPIIGRFNA
- the glnA gene encoding type I glutamate--ammonia ligase produces the protein MPSEDDVKMVQTNNIPKTKEDVLQAVVERDVKFIRTQFTDTLGIIKSWAIPVEQLEEAFENGVMFDGSSIEGFTRIEESDMKLVLDPSTFRLLPWRPSTGAVARILGDVYLPNGKPFEGDPRYVLKSAIAEAEKMGYSMNVGPELEFFLFKLDENGNPTTELTDQGGYFDFAPLDRAQDVRRDIDYALEHMGFHIEASHHEVAPSQHEIDFRFGDVLTTADNVVTFKYVVKSIAYHKGYYATFMPKPLFGENGSGMHTNQSLFKDGKNAFYDPDTPDQLSDEARYYIGGLMKHIREFAAVTNPVVNSYKRLVPGYEAPIYVTWSASNRSSLIRIPATRGNGTRVELRCPDPACNPYLAFALMLKAGIEGIKNKIEPGEATNVNIFNLTEKEREEKGIASLPGNLKEAVDEMKQSKFVKKALGKHVFENYLCSKTAEWDEYKAVVHSWELDKYLSML
- a CDS encoding TspO/MBR family protein, which produces MLQEINKFRLIVSVLICQFAGIIGSVFTVTSIESWYAAIEKPAFNPPSWVFSPVWIILYTLMGISLYLIWEEGLERKEVKVGIFVFGVQLALNILWSFLFFGLQSPFYAFIEIILLWLSIFLTIILFGRISKTASLLLVPYLLWVSFAALLNYRIWVLNP